A window of Sebastes umbrosus isolate fSebUmb1 chromosome 6, fSebUmb1.pri, whole genome shotgun sequence genomic DNA:
caaatgagatataccATGTTAACCCTTTAATGTTCTCACTAAGAAAAAAGCAATGGAAATGTGACAACAATCAATCCTTTTTAAAACAGACCCCACAGTTTTTAATATAGGCCTCTACCTAACTTTGCTTCatagtaaaagaaaaatacaaaccatTTACTGTTATTGTGCAGCAATAGGTTAATATACCAACATATGTCAATTTGTTACCATGGAATTAGTAGTATTACCAGAACTAGTATTATTTCCACGTATTTATTGTAgatatttatcatatttacagtatgttactTTGATACATCTCAGAAATGCTGAAAAATCatactgatgtatttttttcatcaaatatataatggaataacattaaatatatgatattaacTAATTAAATTCACAACAGtgaattctaaaaaaaaaaaaattcataaaaaatgtaaatatattatcTTAGCATCACTACTTTTACCAGTAAAGGACAATTCAACTGTTTGGTAGTGCATGTTTTTTGAcagtaaaaaaatcatacttattAAATTATTACAGAATATATTATGGAATAACATGAAATGTATCATATTAACAACAATGAATGATaagaagttttgtttttatttcgtAGCAAATAGTCAATTTGAATTACATTATTAGCTTTTCTAGCTTTACTATAAAAAGACAACTGAACCGTTTGTTAGAGCATGTTTTTAGGAAATTATTTGACCCTTATTAGACTTTTAATTTTAGTATCAAGTTACATAATTCTGTTCAGTAAGGCATCTGAAACTATGATATGTCGAACAAAAATATGCCTACCTACCGCGTCCTCATGTCAccttttttgtcactttttaacTTCCTGTAGGAAGGCAACTATAAAGGCATGCTATTTAAAGACACAGCGACATccagtggattttttttagcACAACATGCCTAAACCGAGTGGTAGATCAGGGTGAGTTAAGGTCAACCCATTTTCAATAAGATATAGTTACTAGAAATGTGCTCTACCAAACAGTCGAGCAGAACATTAAGTGATTATTAAgtgagatttagaggtgctggaagGCTATCTGTGTCCCACCATTTCCAATCTAACTGGCTACTGGCGTCATATTTAcaggacagatatgagagttgtatcaattttctcatctaattctcagcaagaaagtgaataaatgcatttcccaataagaaaaatacacttGCCCATTTGTAATCTGTATGCAAATTCAAATACGTTGTTCCCTCTCTTAGACTCCTGCTGTTTCGTTCCCTTTTCTGCAGCTCAACCGTGTGGGAGGTATCCTGAAGACAAACCACGGTATCCTCCTGAAGTCTCTCAACCAATCAGACGCGGGGCTCTACCACTGCCTCGCCACGGAGAACAACTTCAAACACACGGTGGCCCGCGTGGCGCTGCGCATCCTGGACCGAGACATCGTTTTAGCTCTCACCGCTCAAGATGAGGACGAAGAGCCAAAAACTCGCCAAGCGGGACATAACCCGCAGTCGTCCCTCGTCCCCACGCCCTTCCCGCCTGAGATTAGACTGATCAACCAGTACTGCCAGTCCTACTGGGAACAACTCAGtcccaaacagcagcagcagcgcaaGCGCACCAGCCGCAGGCACACAGAGGGCCAGGACCAAGGCCTCGGCTAGAGGACGGGACGGACGCTGTCCAACACTGGCCTGTGTGGACTATTATGGTGGACTTTTATGTTTgacatgcatgtttgtgtgtcaccTCCATTCGTTGGGCAGGTGACGCTGTCATGCTGTCGTTAAAGTTCTATATTTGTGGTTTTGCAAGTGTCAGCCTAGAAAATACAAATTGTGTATATTTTACATCACCTGTGACCACTTCCCAAAGAACACCggacatttttagattttacaTCTTTCAGGCCACATTTAAATCAACTTACAGACTTGAAACTTTTTGGTATGGAAGATCATTGGTGCCAGGCGTAAGGAAAAAGTTGAGAAgaggacattttttatttattttgtatttcggGAACTAagttattcagcatgaaaaaaaacataaaaaattgctaatcgactaaagaaatcttagtcaactgaaaccaaaacgacagattaatcgactaagagggggcagccctggATTTtgcattttgagaataaagtcgatATGTTGAGAATAAACGTCAAACTTTTGAGAATAAATCAAACTACAAGCATGAGCACATATACTGAAATTGTGACTTAATTCTCGACATTCTGAACTTCTCGAAatgctagattaaaaaaaatcttcctcctctcatttgTTCCCCTTATGCCTGGCTCTAATACTCTTCCGTATTTCAAGATTGATCACCTATCAAAgggattttaaaaatgttctcgTTGGTATGTTCAGGTGCTTGTGGGAAACCCCAGCATCTGTGACTTGAGAGTCACTGTGGAAGATCAACGTTTCGACAATGTAGAGCAAAAAGACCCTGCACACTGTCCACAACATAACTTGTGAGAGATTTTCAGCACCTGATTCTTAAATTTTGGATTGTCCTTGAATGCACCAACAAAGAAgagttttctgctttttctgaTGGACCACATATTTCACACAAGTTTGTTGGTGTTTTGGAAACTGGTAGACTGTGATGTAAAGTATACGCATCATGTAGTTAATAGGCTTCGACGTGCAGAACCACAGGTATGGTCCTGTCAAGTATCttgaaacagaaatgtaatatattgattgtgaatataatatatatggtCGTTGGATTACTCTTGTATTGTATGAAGATATTATGATGATATGAATGCACACGTTGCATGCATaactgttgttgcttgttgcaAGTTGTACATTTTACCTGGCGTGTCATGATGTTTGTAAGGTGTAAAGTATTCTGTTAAGCTAATTCCATTGGATGTTGTCATATAATGACTCCCGTACTGTCCCGTGCTCTAGTGACCTGCAGTATGTGGGTGTTGAAGATATGTATAGCATACAGTGTTCTTCCAGTTATGCACTTTGTCGGTGGTGGTATTCGAGGGAATTTGGGATCTTTGCACAGatgtatgagaaaatgaaacttttgttttttttaatgtacagtatgttattataaaaatggGAATGGAACTGGCTCAGATTTAGTATTGATTGTTGGTGTTCTGTCATATGCTGTATTTACAGGTTtttaaaatggctctttttaGTGGAAGCGGTAAGGAACAAGATTTGTTTTCCGGTCCGAGCCGCCATTCACCGTCATTGTGAGTAACACAGTGCTGTCATGCTGTCGAACCTACACTGGAAATGTTCgaacaaatatataaacatttcagaattctcttaaacttgttttctttctctttcacatcCTTTATATTGAAATTATTTATAAGTTCAACTCAAGCCATATTCCAgttttattatcaattattGAACCTGAAATCCAACATGTACCAGTAATACAATTCAGAGGATTATATAATCCACAGAAACAAGAATTTCAACATCAGTCGTCCCATTCATCGTCATCCTCGTCTTCATCTCCACCTTCATCTTCACTTTCATCTGAAAGAGAGGACAAATAGGAAGATATGAGACTTTTTTTGTGGCCCTTTTGGTTCCGCTCCTCCGTTATAAttaatgttgtgatatttacCAGAGGAGTGTATGGCTTTACTCCTCTTCTGCATGACCATCATGAGAGCACCAACGATGCCCTCGCCTGACTCTGGTGGAGTACCTGGACCTTCAGGACTGTCTATAACCTAAACCACACACCAGGACAAGAGGACAGCATTTGAATCATGACACATTGCAGCATGTCAAACAAGACTtgtgtatgtatactgtatagcatgtataaaatgtttttgagaaaaggaaatttacatttttgagCCTCATCCCCCCTCGGATCTGATCCAGCAGAGCTCCTCTGCCGTCTCCTCCACCTGCATGGGCAGGTGGTGGTGAAGGGCCaccagaaagaagaggaggaggtgggaaaCTTGAAGAGGTTTGGGAAGGTGGAgggggcggaggaggaggaggaggaggccctccacctcctcctctgctgggCATAGACGGAACAGGAGGAGGTGCGAACCCCATGGAGCGCTGTTGGCTGGACGGCGGTGGGGCAGGAGGCAGGTTGTGGGACTTTGAGGATGGCGGTGGGGGGAACTGAGAATGTGCGGAGTGTGCAGGTGGCGGCGGTGGAGGAGGGCCGCCTCTGCTTGTTGCAGGAGGCGGAGGTGGCAAGCCTCCACGTCCAGGAGGAGGCGGGTGGGAGGACGGGCTCCCTCGAGGTGAGTGGCCCGGGACGGGAGGTAGGGGGCCGGAGCGGCTTCGCGGAGGCGGAGGGGTCGGAGCAGAGCCACCGGAGCCCGGCAAAGGAGGCAGAGGCCCCTGTCTGccaggtggtggtggaggtgcaCCTCCTGTAATGCAACGGAACAAGATAATTCAGTCCAAGCTTTAGAAAATGACATTAGACTCTGAGGAGCAGCGAGATTAATAATGAATCCCACCTCTGTTCGCCACCCTCCTGACCTCATCCATGCCTCCAGACCGCTCGATGGCATTAAAAAGGTCCTGGGAAGTCTGCTCATCCTTCAGTTGGTCTTTACTGATCCCAGCCCGGGAGAGCAGATTCAACAGGTCAGGGTCAAGGTTGTTGGGATCCCAGCCGACATGACTCACATGCCTGACGGGAAGGAAacgaaaagagacacaaatattGTTAAACTATATCCTCCTCTAGATTATTAACCAAACTTCTCTTCACACATTCATCTACTCACTTAAACCCACTGGGTGCCCCTATGTCTGCTTTGGAGAACTTGGGGCCctttttccctttcttcttATCCTTCTTCCCTTTGCTGGACAGAAAAGAGGTAGAAGCTGGTGCGGTGCGGTAGCGCGACGAATGGATGTCTGGGTTTTGGATGTCCACCGTGGCAATGTGAAGAGAACCAGGGCCGCCAGGTGACGCTGTTGGAGGAGATAcagagtattattattattatttcatttcatgcaTCACTGGTGGTGGTAAAAGTTACAGAGGTGACATGTTGTGTACCTTTATCGTGTGGGACTCGAGGCAGGGAACTTCTATCTTCAGTGAcaggaaaagaggagagaaatacTTGTACAGTttgctacatacagtatgtgaatgcaTTTATACAGTCATGAAGTGCAGTGCTATCTTACCACTGGGCGGAAGGGGGCGCTGTTTCTTATCTGTCAATAACAAGGAGTGAGAGAAACCATTTTGAGACACATTACCACACCATTAATACAAAATAGccttaaaaacaattaaatattgcTTAAAAGTGGATGAAAGAAATTATTTATCAACTAGCATTTATCGATTAATTAGTATTCTCTATATCTTTTCAAAGAATactatttattacattataaaacTCACAGATTTACCTAatttaaattgattaaaattatttttttccaggatcttattacaaaaaaataatcaaataacatataaaaaatattgttgttgCGAAAATTAATAAGAACTCacttgtaaaatattttatatttcggTAAAAATTTacttaatttaaatttattaaaattattttttttccaggatcttattataaaaaaaatagctcaATAGCATATACAAAAATATTGTTGTTGCGAAAATGAATAAGAACTCActtgtaaaatatttaatatttcggCAAATATTTAcctaatttaaataattaaaatgattttttttccaggatcttataacaaaaaaatagcacaataacatataaaaaatattgttgcaaaaaatgaataattttattatttcgTGTTAAAAATATGCATCTAaagtgttgtgtgtctgtgaccTCACTGACCTTGCCGGGTGTGTCTCTGGCTGATTTTATCCTCGACAGCATGTTGGAAAGCGTCTGCTTCCTGCTGCGCCGCAAAGTTCAGTCCGACCTGACAGTCCTGCGTCCAGTGGAAGGAGTGAATCACAGTGGTTCAACGACAGTTTATAGTTTTAACGGTAATACATGCAGCTCATCACATCATAACAACtcgacaggaggaggaagaggtcagATGAAGGTGTGCTTACATCCGCAGCGAAGGTATGAAAGAAGGGCTGAGGAGAGGAGTAAATGATCTGGTTGTAGAGCTCCTGTTCCCACACCTGCCTTCCTGTCTGTGGAAATAACATGGTAAATATGCCACATGTCATGTTAGATGTGAGTAATCTAGTTTAATAAGTCACACACAAAGTGATTAGATCATCAGTCTAAAGagcagtggtgtagtggagggTCTATAGGGGAGAGCGGGGACAGTTGGTACACATATTTTTTTAGCAAGTAAGAAAGCAACTACattcattaaagcttcagtaggcaacactttttgggcatcattgggcaaaaaatccataataacctttcagcatattgtaattcaagtgttctgagagaaaactagacttctgcacctcctcatggctctgttttcaggctttaaaaaaaatctagcctgtgatggaagactttgaccaatcacaggtcatttcagagagagagcgttcctattggctgttctccggcaatctgagcggtgcttggtattccctcaagagatctcaacatggctgctgggtcacaaactttctctcattttacagctaaacagtacactacaagatgtttctgaaaaacatttgaggcgagaattagatattaacgtaacataatattgattcatatctgatcagcgctgcctaggtTGActatttgatcagagtttgtgagtgattgacagctgctcagagacggtaggctccagctcggctctgattggttgtttttccttttggttgtctgtgaaatcttgcagatgccattaggagcaccggaggacacagagacacattattttttcagattacttgtctcatgcactactgtcaggatatagtgaccgttttataaaaaaaactttttttttacatcacattTACTCCAATGTgactacttcagctttaattgttAGCAGATACCTGTATCTGTTCAgggatcaaattattttcattactgttcaAGTAGTCTGTAAGTGAAGGTTATTTGGTGTCGATAGAAAAGTGTCCCAACCGACCCCGTTCTCCCCTCTTCTTCTGGTGGTTTACAGTATACCCACTTTATCAAtgaccactacaccactgctaAAGAGGGCCTAAATACTCAGACTCTTGGTATAATGGCAGCATTGTTACCTTCAAATCAAACATCCGTATGAAGTAGGAGCGCTGAGGGTTGTCTTTGATGAAGCACACCACTCCAGTGTGCTGCAGGCTCCACGTGGAGGGACTGTGAGGCAGAGCCATGAACAGCTGTGCTACTGCAGTGGCCAtggactaaaacacacacacagagataaaaCAGTTCAGCGCCAACGGGGACACCTGAAAGCGCTTTTATTGCAGTTCAACATGTAAATGTGCAGTTTTATGGTTAGGTGGATTCACTTCCTCAAGTGTTTTCATTTGTTCAGATGACAACTTAAAGTGCTGTGATGCTCTTGATTTCATCAGTTATCATGgtatatctgtttttatctaGACGGAGACAGCTGTATAGGCAGAGTGCTTAAAGAAAGTCAGGAACAAAGCAACTTCTGCTCTACTGTAAGACTAAAGTCAACAGCAGTGTCTAATTCTGACACCAGAGGAGGAAATGGTTCAGCCACCGTTTCCTGTTACAGCTACCTCCTTTTTTTTGATGACCTAATGTCAGCACTTCAGTTTAAACTGCACTGGCATGAACAGCACAGTAGCAAATATGTCAAAGTAAGACtggaaattgaaacaaaacaaataaaaagtaagaCAATAAACTAACAAAAAGCAACTCAGAAAAAGAGTCAAATTACCACGTTGTTGTTAGTAAAGTTGAATATCATCACATTCAGGATATGATGTTTAACCACcaaggcgagagagagagaagtctcGAGCGGCTGAgactatttacatttttgtgtaaCAACCGGAATAACCTGTATTATCTTGGATGCCATTTCCTTTCACTTTTAACTGCAAACTCTTCCGTCAGAAAAAGGTACAAGTCAGGACAAATATAGCAGGTTatcatcaccccccccccccccctcccccttctTTTGAACTTACAGCACACCTTCTGCCCAGCAGCTCGTCCAGCCTCTCATTCTCCTGTGGGCTCAGCAGAGAGCTCCGGATGCCCTCCGTTTTACCTTTAGATCCACGGCTCATAGtcctttttaataaatctcCCTCTTTATGTGCACAGCATTTGGTACGGCGTTCCTCTCTACGCTGTCTGAGGCTCTTCAGTCAAGGAAGTTTCTCTTCTGTGTTCTGCGCACACATCAACTGAAAGCAGGAAACGGACAACCACACTTCTCTCTAACCCccactttttcttctctctctcagacgCAGATGAATGTGCTATACTTCCATTTACAGAGGGAGGCAGTGCACTGTTGCTCTTCTCCTGCCGTGAGTACATCCATTTTACAGCCACACAGATGaacatttagttttattaaaaAGCAACTTCAGACTTTTTATACAAACATTTTATTGACGGATAACAacattcaaattaatttaaaaatgtacacGAAGAATAGCAAAGTCAAAAAATCTTTTAGTCAAATTTTTTAAAGACGAAAAAAAGAGAACAGActccattttaatttaaaacccATAAAGGACATTATTCACCGTACTGACGAGTTTCTGGGATGGCTAAAACAGACGCATTTTTAACACTGAAATTGTTTCATGTACAATTTTTAATTGGCCTTTGctgaacataaatataaaaaagagtGTGTTCCACCCTATTTCAGCGTGACACAATATTATATTCTTTGGTTTGCAACAAGGGAACTTTTTCCAGGAATACATAAAAACTGTACAAAccacctctctgtgtctgttgaTTCACGTGGGATTGCCAGTAACTGTCTGTTTGACCTTCATGGATAGCAGCCGAACACCACAAATTGTACCATACTTGTAAAAGATCACCTTAGGCTCAGCTTTGAAGGTGATCAGCTCTACAACAGTCATGTTAAGTGTCCCATTAATATCACATTAAGAACATTATTTAATGTAAGAGTCATTGAAACTTTTATTTAGGTAGATTGGAATGGTTAGCGTGGAGCTGCAGACTAACCCTTGTGTGTCACATTTAGCTGAATCTGTGAGGTTTGAGGAAATTTGGACAACACAGTACCAGCAGATTTTACAGTCTTAAATGTGTAATGATACAGCAACTTCTGGATGaacaaactgaaatgtttttttggtaTGAAAACGACACAATCAAATTCCTGTCCTGTAAAATCTGAGATGGTAGGGAAGTAAGGATTTTGGCAGTGACTGAGCTATTCCACGGAACTGTACGCATCCAAACTCTAAAATGGGATTTCCATTTGACTCATGCTGTTCCCATTCATCCTTTTGCATTTCTACACATGCCTCCGAACGACATCCTTACTGCGAGGTGTGACATGGGTTTTATTCAGTCAGAACACATTGCTTTGTATTCTCATGCGTCTCCTCCATTACTGGGCCTTTTGTCTGCCCCATCACATGGCGAAgcgcttctttttttttgtgttgcaagCGAAGGTTCTTCACATATCCTTCGTCTTGCACGGCCAAACTTTCTTGTTTGGcttttggagaggaaaagatGAGGGGTAATTTACTGACAGGGAGCGCTTTGGTTGGCATTCTGTTTGTATTATTATCTCTGTTCAGTGACGACTGCTAGTGCCCGCCTCCGCTTCTCGACTCCCCCGTCGACCAGTCAATGATGATGAACGACAAACTCATGACCATGAAGATGAATCCCAGTGCAGCAAAGCATGCGGCCTACAggacaggaaggaaaaaatgacATCTGTGTCAACAACACATTGAAAAATACATtgaaatttaaagctgcagtcagtaaccttgagcaaatatgataaaaataagttataaaacagtcactatatcctgacagtagtgcatgagacaggtaatctgcaaaaaaaaaacatgttagtctgtgtcctcctgtgtctgttaatggcatttgcaagatttcactggaggaaaacaaccaatcagaactgagcagtctctacagcacctgtcaatcacttctcgtgaactccgatcaaacggtcaaactaggcagcactgatcaaatattaatcaagattctgttacggtaatgcctatttcttgccccGAACATTTGCTCCGGTcggtgggcggtgtttggtttTGGCTCGGCTGTTTtcaacattacagtaacagaatattgattcatatttgatcagcgctgcctagtttgaccgtttgattagAATTAGtgagtttcgcgagcagtgattgacagctgccttagAGACTGCtcgcctctgattggttgttttggttaGGGCAAAGTGGAAACTTGGAAAATGCCATCAGTAGCgctaggaggaggcagaggaacatatatttttttccacatattatctgtctcatgcactactgtcaggatatagtgaccattttataaatataactttataTCATTTGCTCAAAGTTCCTGACTGTAGCTTTAAATGACCAAGTTAAATTCAAAGTATCCTCGATAGCAGAAGGAACTGAGTAGTACCTGAATCTTGGGTCTGGACAGAAAAGGCTCCTGGTCTTCAGGAACGATACGAACGTAGAAGATTCCAGGTAGGATGAAGATGAGGCTGGGGGCAGATGTGGCTCCTGAAGGTGAAGGAAGGAGAACAGAGAAGAAGTGAGTTTAATTGAATGTCCTACACAGTAAGTGATTACACAGTTTACGGATGATAAAGTTCACATCACAAAATTCACAGTGAAGCTCAGACCAGACGGCCATTCTTCCTGTGCAAACGTACCGATTAGGCCAAAGATGTCGCGGATGGAGGGCACGAAGATAACGAGCAGATTGACCACAAAGATGAGACAAATTGCGATGCCGATGTGTATGATCCAGTTGAAAGGCTTGTCAGGGAACAAGATCTGGAGCAAGGCCCTGCGGATCTACAGAGGGAAGGAACGAAAGAGGGAGAAAGTCATGCTTTTATCTACAAATAGGTTAGGCTTCAAGATTTAGAAACAATATAAACCACAGGCAGCAAAGCTCCTAAAGGCGTCAACTCCATTCCAAATAACTGACATTTTAACAGGTAGTTTCTGTCAcgtgttaaaggcaaaatggcTGCTTTGATATGCTGATGAGTGAGACCAGAAGTGCAACATATTTGAAAGTTTCAACCTACAAAGAGACATTCAGCAGCAGCGTCTGCTCTCTGTACAGTAATATGATGTTAAAGGATGAGTTCAACAATTTGGGAAAATTTGCTCATTTGCTTCCTTggtgagagttagatgagaagattgataccactttcataTCTGTCAGTTCAATATGTAGctgcagctggttagcttagcataaggaCTGGAaatagctagcctggctctcttCAAAGCCTGCCAGCAGCTCTAAAGTCAACATAGGCAACCAGGGGAGACTCCAAGTAAATAACCCCCTTGTAAAACCACAACCCTATGCTTTAGAAAAAtgtttgtatggattaaacaaatgaggaaCAACGTGcaaattagtgagctttagaggtttCTTTTGACttttagacagagccaggctagctgtttctccctggttccagtctttatgctaagcttgTCTGTCTCCTGGCTTCAGCTTCTTATTGAATAGACAGACATACTGTAAGAGTGGTTACAGTCTCCTCATCTGacctctctgcaagaaagtgaatatgcttatttcccaaaatgttgaactatttctttaatatAGCCTGTAAAAGGTTTAtgactacagtatgtgtgggcTGATCTGCTGTGTGTTCTTAATAATTCCTTTTAGGCTACAGATCATTCTGAAGTTATATTAcggtgttttaaaaaaaagccccaGCTGGTTTCAGATGTTACAGTCTGGAAAGCACGGCACTGAAACAGTATGACAGTTTCAGTGCCTTATTTTCTGAGACATACATGCGTCCTTTGGCAGCATCAGTTATGTGGTGTAGAGGCCACGTCAGCAGTATTTTGGATTATGATGTACAGTTTGTAAGTTCGGGATCTCCCTAGACAGCATTGTTAGGAGGTAATttggaaatattttttaaaaagtgaaatgttttaaattggTCTCAGGCCTATCGACcaattaagactttttaagtAAAGActcattaaaaacaataaacttTGCATTTGGAATGTCACATGGCTCTATCATGGGCCTACTGCACTTATTTGTCTACTACTAGCTACCACTAGGGATCATTATTCATAATGTTGATTTTAATTGTTACACAGATGATATCTTCCACAATGGTGTACGCATTGAATTTGAgatataaatgtgtgattagctaattaaaataatatgatTACTACATTCTATCTTAAAGACTTATCTAGACCTTTTCTTTAGAGAAACTTGTCATTGTATTTGTCATGTGGAGGCTTCGCTATAATGCAGCGAGGttcttttatatacagtatttatgtgCAACATGTATTTTTATACATGTATTCTTGCACATTTAAGTTTTTATATGTGTTTTAATATGTCAATCT
This region includes:
- the LOC119489575 gene encoding wiskott-Aldrich syndrome protein-like isoform X1, which translates into the protein MSRGSKGKTEGIRSSLLSPQENERLDELLGRRCASMATAVAQLFMALPHSPSTWSLQHTGVVCFIKDNPQRSYFIRMFDLKTGRQVWEQELYNQIIYSSPQPFFHTFAADDCQVGLNFAAQQEADAFQHAVEDKISQRHTRQDKKQRPLPPSDRSSLPRVPHDKASPGGPGSLHIATVDIQNPDIHSSRYRTAPASTSFLSSKGKKDKKKGKKGPKFSKADIGAPSGFKHVSHVGWDPNNLDPDLLNLLSRAGISKDQLKDEQTSQDLFNAIERSGGMDEVRRVANRGGAPPPPPGRQGPLPPLPGSGGSAPTPPPPRSRSGPLPPVPGHSPRGSPSSHPPPPGRGGLPPPPPATSRGGPPPPPPPAHSAHSQFPPPPSSKSHNLPPAPPPSSQQRSMGFAPPPVPSMPSRGGGGGPPPPPPPPPPPSQTSSSFPPPPLLSGGPSPPPAHAGGGDGRGALLDQIRGGMRLKNVIDSPEGPGTPPESGEGIVGALMMVMQKRSKAIHSSDESEDEGGDEDEDDDEWDD
- the LOC119489575 gene encoding wiskott-Aldrich syndrome protein-like isoform X3, coding for MATAVAQLFMALPHSPSTWSLQHTGVVCFIKDNPQRSYFIRMFDLKTGRQVWEQELYNQIIYSSPQPFFHTFAADDCQVGLNFAAQQEADAFQHAVEDKISQRHTRQDKKQRPLPPSDRSSLPRVPHDKASPGGPGSLHIATVDIQNPDIHSSRYRTAPASTSFLSSKGKKDKKKGKKGPKFSKADIGAPSGFKHVSHVGWDPNNLDPDLLNLLSRAGISKDQLKDEQTSQDLFNAIERSGGMDEVRRVANRGGAPPPPPGRQGPLPPLPGSGGSAPTPPPPRSRSGPLPPVPGHSPRGSPSSHPPPPGRGGLPPPPPATSRGGPPPPPPPAHSAHSQFPPPPSSKSHNLPPAPPPSSQQRSMGFAPPPVPSMPSRGGGGGPPPPPPPPPPPSQTSSSFPPPPLLSGGPSPPPAHAGGGDGRGALLDQIRGGMRLKNVIDSPEGPGTPPESGEGIVGALMMVMQKRSKAIHSSDESEDEGGDEDEDDDEWDD
- the LOC119489575 gene encoding wiskott-Aldrich syndrome protein-like isoform X2; translated protein: MIFNFTNNNVSMATAVAQLFMALPHSPSTWSLQHTGVVCFIKDNPQRSYFIRMFDLKTGRQVWEQELYNQIIYSSPQPFFHTFAADDCQVGLNFAAQQEADAFQHAVEDKISQRHTRQDKKQRPLPPSDRSSLPRVPHDKASPGGPGSLHIATVDIQNPDIHSSRYRTAPASTSFLSSKGKKDKKKGKKGPKFSKADIGAPSGFKHVSHVGWDPNNLDPDLLNLLSRAGISKDQLKDEQTSQDLFNAIERSGGMDEVRRVANRGGAPPPPPGRQGPLPPLPGSGGSAPTPPPPRSRSGPLPPVPGHSPRGSPSSHPPPPGRGGLPPPPPATSRGGPPPPPPPAHSAHSQFPPPPSSKSHNLPPAPPPSSQQRSMGFAPPPVPSMPSRGGGGGPPPPPPPPPPPSQTSSSFPPPPLLSGGPSPPPAHAGGGDGRGALLDQIRGGMRLKNVIDSPEGPGTPPESGEGIVGALMMVMQKRSKAIHSSDESEDEGGDEDEDDDEWDD